In Solanum pennellii chromosome 3, SPENNV200, a single window of DNA contains:
- the LOC107013142 gene encoding agamous-like MADS-box protein AGL80, translating to MPRNKVKLAFIENNSSRKVSYRKRQKGFLTKTRELNTLCDVEIASVIYSPYQNEPIIFPNNDVVTNTFTTFRELSRLEQSKNMMTQENFTKQRIQKMEEKLEKVRKENRVREFTNKMYEMLNGEDIPNGIHVYDLNDLSYVINQNLKEVCEAIKALSTPVLTDVSMPINNHQNNSVSFTQSPALSEMFDWNDDLINLDWSDLLTLLDETSFDKVDVQDSNRNNDNL from the coding sequence ATGCCTAGAAATAAAGTGAAGTTGGCTTTCATTGAAAATAACAGTTCAAGGAAAGTCTCATACAGAAAAAGACAGAAAGGGTTCTTAACAAAGACCCGTGAACTCAACACCCTTTGTGATGTTGAAATAGCTTCTGTTATCTATAGTCCTTACCAGAATGAACCTATAATATTTCCAAATAACGACGTTGTTACCAACACCTTTACAACGTTCAGGGAGTTGTCAAGATTGGAGCAATCAAAAAATATGATGACACAAGAGAATTTCACCAAGCAAAGGATTCAAAAAATGGAGGAAAAACTAGAGAAGGTAAGAAAGGAAAATAGAGTTAGGGAGTTCACAAATAAGATGTATGAAATGTTGAATGGAGAAGATATTCCTAATGGTATACATGTTTACGATCTCAACGATCTGAGTTACGTGATCAACCAAAACCTTAAAGAGGTATGTGAAGCAATCAAAGCATTGTCTACACCAGTGTTAACGGATGTATCGATGCCAATAAATAATCATCAGAATAACTCTGTTAGCTTTACACAGAGTCCTGCATTGTCTGAGATGTTTGATTGGAACGATGATCTGATCAATTTGGATTGGAGCGATCTGTTGACTTTACTTGATGAGACATCTTTCGATAAAGTTGATGTTCAAGATTCAAATCGCAACAACGATAATTTATAA
- the LOC107013055 gene encoding U-box domain-containing protein 4-like isoform X2 translates to MLRNSESVEYNEAALLALLNLSVKDEGNKKSIIDAGALEPIIGFLQSEKASLQEHATASLLTLSASSVTKPILTSFGVIPLLVDILRCGSPQAKVDSIITLYNLSTSQGNLTLILQTEPISSIVTLLKSCKKSSKTAEKCTALLESLMSYDECRKALTSEEGGILAIVEVLEIGSLQSREHALGALLTMCQSDRCKYRELILREGVVPGLLELTVKGTTKSKEKSQTLLRLLRDAPYERSQLQPDTLENIVSNLISQIDGKEQTGKARGLLAEVIQVSMDQSLRRLHQRPMVCTPVDLSIAGGASTISST, encoded by the exons ATGCTTCGTAATTCGGAGTCAGTTGAATATAATGAAGCTGCTCTTCTTGCGTTACTCAATCTCTCCGTTAAGGATGAAGG AAACAAGAAAAGTATCATAGATGCTGGTGCCTTGGAACCCATAATTGGCTTTCTTCAATCAGAGAAAGCAAGTTTACAAGAGCATGCAACTGCTTCATTACTCACATTATCAGCATCTTCTGTCACGAAACCGATCCTTACTTCTTTTGGTGTCATCCCTCTACTTGTTGATATTCTAAGATGCGGTAGCCCACAAGCCAAGGTTGATTCTATAATCACTTTATACAATCTTTCAACTTCTCAAGGCAATTTAACATTGATCCTTCAAACAGAACCAATTTCTTCTATAGTTACTCTGCTTAAATCCTGTAAAAAGTCCTCAAAAACCGCTGAAAAATGTACTGCTCTTCTAGAATCTTTAATGTCCTATGACGAGTGTAGGAAAGCGTTGACATCTGAAGAAGGAGGGATACTTGCAATAGTGGAAGTCCTTGAAATCGGATCTTTACAAAGCCGAGAACATGCATTAGGAGCTCTGTTGACAATGTGTCAAAGTGATCGATGTAAATACCGGGAACTAATTCTCAGAGAAGGTGTAGTTCCTGGACTTCTTGAGCTAACTGTTAAAGGGACAACTAAGTCTAAAGAGAAATCACAAACACTTTTAAGGTTACTGAGAGATGCTCCGTACGAAAGGTCTCAGCTTCAACCCGATACATTGGAGAACATTGTCTCTAACCTTATATCTCAGATAGATGGCAAGGAGCAAACTGGAAAAGCGCGGGGGTTGCTTGCTGAAGTGATACAAGTTAGTATGGATCAAAGTTTGAGACGTTTACACCAAAGGCCAATGGTATGTACTCCAGTTGATTTGTCTATAGCCGGTGGTGCCTCTACGATCTCTTCAACATGA
- the LOC107013055 gene encoding U-box domain-containing protein 4-like isoform X1 → MSCAIVEKTLYLIQSDNPILKLQGARDIRRLTKSSLRYRRYFSDAIKPLVDMLRNSESVEYNEAALLALLNLSVKDEGNKKSIIDAGALEPIIGFLQSEKASLQEHATASLLTLSASSVTKPILTSFGVIPLLVDILRCGSPQAKVDSIITLYNLSTSQGNLTLILQTEPISSIVTLLKSCKKSSKTAEKCTALLESLMSYDECRKALTSEEGGILAIVEVLEIGSLQSREHALGALLTMCQSDRCKYRELILREGVVPGLLELTVKGTTKSKEKSQTLLRLLRDAPYERSQLQPDTLENIVSNLISQIDGKEQTGKARGLLAEVIQVSMDQSLRRLHQRPMVCTPVDLSIAGGASTISST, encoded by the exons ATGTCTTGCGCCATTGTTGAAAAAACCCTTTATCTCATTCAATCAGATAACCCAATTTTGAAATTGCAGGGTGCGAGGGATATTCGCCGGCTAACTAAAAGTTCTTTGCGTTACCGGCGTTATTTTTCCGACGCTATTAAACCCCTTGTTGATATGCTTCGTAATTCGGAGTCAGTTGAATATAATGAAGCTGCTCTTCTTGCGTTACTCAATCTCTCCGTTAAGGATGAAGG AAACAAGAAAAGTATCATAGATGCTGGTGCCTTGGAACCCATAATTGGCTTTCTTCAATCAGAGAAAGCAAGTTTACAAGAGCATGCAACTGCTTCATTACTCACATTATCAGCATCTTCTGTCACGAAACCGATCCTTACTTCTTTTGGTGTCATCCCTCTACTTGTTGATATTCTAAGATGCGGTAGCCCACAAGCCAAGGTTGATTCTATAATCACTTTATACAATCTTTCAACTTCTCAAGGCAATTTAACATTGATCCTTCAAACAGAACCAATTTCTTCTATAGTTACTCTGCTTAAATCCTGTAAAAAGTCCTCAAAAACCGCTGAAAAATGTACTGCTCTTCTAGAATCTTTAATGTCCTATGACGAGTGTAGGAAAGCGTTGACATCTGAAGAAGGAGGGATACTTGCAATAGTGGAAGTCCTTGAAATCGGATCTTTACAAAGCCGAGAACATGCATTAGGAGCTCTGTTGACAATGTGTCAAAGTGATCGATGTAAATACCGGGAACTAATTCTCAGAGAAGGTGTAGTTCCTGGACTTCTTGAGCTAACTGTTAAAGGGACAACTAAGTCTAAAGAGAAATCACAAACACTTTTAAGGTTACTGAGAGATGCTCCGTACGAAAGGTCTCAGCTTCAACCCGATACATTGGAGAACATTGTCTCTAACCTTATATCTCAGATAGATGGCAAGGAGCAAACTGGAAAAGCGCGGGGGTTGCTTGCTGAAGTGATACAAGTTAGTATGGATCAAAGTTTGAGACGTTTACACCAAAGGCCAATGGTATGTACTCCAGTTGATTTGTCTATAGCCGGTGGTGCCTCTACGATCTCTTCAACATGA
- the LOC107013861 gene encoding L-type lectin-domain containing receptor kinase IX.1-like, with the protein MIIMSSNVCCIALFIASLLIPFVNSVSFQISRFGPDVTDILYEGDAVASVGEVEFNKANYLCRVAHAIYREKVPLWDPDHDSTKLADFSTRFSFTIDTQNRSSYGHGIAFFLAPVGFRIPPNSDGGFLGLFNTTTSDSAQSQIVSVEFDTFSNVEWDPPFEHVGINNNSIASSVTAPWNVSLHSGNPIETWITYNATKNNLSVIWNYGTGPNLSMFYIINLRDVLPPWVTIGFSAATGQNVERHTLESWEFSSSLVITELGGNDREKIGLIAGLTTLGGILLVSAILALIVLRKRRRKVKGNPETISLTSFNDDLEKGAGPRKFSYKELDTATNHFSEERKLGEGGFGEVYKGYLIDLDIAVAVKKISRGSKQGKKEYITEVKVISRLRHRNLVQLIGWCHDQGEFLLVYEFMPNGSLDFHLFGKKNPLSWTMRYKISLGLASALLYLHEEWEQCVIHRDIKSSNIMLDSSFNVKLGDFGLARLMDHELGPQTTGLAGTLGYLAPEYIKTGRASKESDVYSFGIVALEIATGRKSVDPGTGNCDAGLVEYVWDFYEKGELLTVVDEKLNKDFEREQVERLIIIALWCAHPESNLRPSIKQAIHVLNFEASLPNLPMKMPVPVYYSPRPCGEPTVSSGEPTMTYTSIDVGR; encoded by the coding sequence ATGATAATTATGTCTTCCAATGTATGTTGCATAGCTCTCTTCATTGCCTCCTTGCTAATTCCATTTGTGAATTCAGTGTCCTTTCAAATATCTCGATTTGGACCGGACGTGACTGACATACTCTACGAAGGAGATGCAGTCGCGTCTGTAGGAGAGGTCGAGTTTAACAAAGCGAACTATCTATGTCGCGTTGCTCATGCCATCTATAGAGAGAAAGTTCCACTATGGGATCCTGATCATGACTCCACAAAGCTAGCTGATTTCTCTACACGTTTTTCGTTCACTATAGATACTCAAAATCGTTCCTCATATGGTCATGGTATCGCGTTTTTCCTAGCTCCAGTTGGTTTTCGAATTCCACCTAACTCAGATGGTGGCTTTCTTGGACTGTTTAATACAACCACTAGTGATTCAGCTCAAAGCCAAATTGTTTCTGTTGAGTTTGATACATTTTCAAACGTCGAATGGGATCCTCCATTCGAGCATGTTGGtatcaacaacaattcaattgCTTCATCTGTAACAGCTCCTTGGAATGTTAGTTTACATAGTGGTAATCCTATTGAGACATGGATTACTTACAATGCTACAAAAAATAATCTTAGTGTCATTTGGAACTATGGAACAGGTCCGAATTTGAGCATGTTTTACATAATAAACCTCAGAGATGTTCTGCCTCCATGGGTCACAATTGGATTCTCTGCTGCAACAGGACAAAATGTCGAGAGACATACACTTGAATCGTGGGAATTCAGCTCGAGTCTTGTTATAACAGAGTTAGGTGGAAATGATCGCGAAAAGATTGGACTTATTGCAGGGCTAACAACATTAGGTGGGATTTTGTTAGTGAGCGCGATTTTGGCTTTGATAGTTTTGAGAAAACGTAGACGAAAGGTGAAGGGAAATCCAGAGACAATAAGCTTAACATCTTTCAATGATGATCTTGAAAAAGGGGCAGGACCAAGAAAGTTTTCGTATAAAGAGCTGGATACTGCAACTAATCATTTCTCAGAGGAACGAAAATTAGGTGAAGGAGGATTTGGAGAAGTTTACAAAGGGTACCTCATTGATCTTGACATAGCGGTTGCTGTAAAGAAGATCTCGAGAGGGTCTAAGCAGGGGAAAAAGGAATACATAACCGAGGTGAAGGTTATTAGTCGATTAAGGCATAGAAACCTTGTGCAACTAATCGGTTGGTGTCATGATCAAGGTGAGTTCTTACTTGTTTACGAATTCATGCCAAATGGTAGCTTAGATTTTcatttgtttggtaaaaaaaatccTCTTAGTTGGACTATGAGGTACAAGATTTCACTTGGTTTAGCATCCGCGTTGCTCTATCTACACGAAGAATGGGAGCAATGTGTGATCCACAGAGACATAAAATCGAGCAACATAATGCTCGATTCAAGTTTTAATGTCAAGCTTGGTGATTTTGGCCTAGCTAGACTAATGGACCATGAGTTAGGTCCTCAGACTACTGGGCTAGCCGGAACTTTAGGTTATTTGGCTCCGGAATACATAAAAACAGGACGAGCAAGCAAAGAGTCGGATGTATACAGCTTCGGAATAGTTGCATTAGAAATTGCAACAGGAAGAAAATCAGTTGATCCAGGGACAGGGAATTGTGATGCAGGATTAGTAGAGTATGTTTgggatttttatgaaaaaggaGAACTTCTTACTGTTGTTGATGAGAAATTAAACAAGGATTTCGAACGAGAACAAGTAGAACGATTGATCATTATCGCGTTGTGGTGTGCTCATCCCGAGAGCAATCTAAGGCCATCGATAAAACAAGCAATTCATGTTCTGAATTTCGAGGCATCGTTGCCTAATCTTCCAATGAAGATGCCTGTTCCTGTGTACTATTCACCTAGACCATGTGGTGAACCAACAGTTAGCTCCGGGGAGCCTACGATGACTTACACAAGCATCGATGTGGGTCGATAA
- the LOC107013708 gene encoding protein BRICK 1, with amino-acid sequence MARAGGITNAVNVGIAVQADWENREFISHISLNVRKLFDFLVQFEATTKSKLATLNEKLDTLERRLELLEVQVSTATANPALFNV; translated from the exons ATGGCTCGAGCCGGAGGAATAACAAACGCGGTGAATGTAGGCATAGCAGTACAAGCAGATTGGGAAAATCGTGAATTCATATCTCACATCTCTCTCAACGTCCGTAAACTCTTCGATTTCCTCGTCCAATTCG AGGCGACGACGAAGAGTAAATTGGCGACACTGAATGAGAAGCTTGATACACTGGAACGTCGTTTGGAACTGCTTGAAGTCCAAGTCAGTACAGCAACTGCTAATCCAGCTCTGTTTAATGTTTGA